CCCCGTCTGCCTCCCAGAGCCTCCTcgtaaaccccaacaacatcctCGGCGCAGCATCCAACACAGTCGACAACCTCTTCAAACCCAGCCTCCACATCCTAGACTTCTGCCAAGGCACAGAGAACCCTGCGCTCTGCGCTGAAACCATTGCACCATCCCTGGAAGGCACCTTCGACCCCATCAAAGCTCTCGAGACCGAAATGGAAGCCACCTTTGTCCAAAGCAAGAAGGTCGCCAAGATCATCTCCGAGGCACTGAGAAACCCTAACACCGACCCAAGGGCACGTGGCGCCCTCGAAATTTGCAAGTCTCAATACAAGAGCATTATGGAAACTGTGAACGATGCCGTGGAATTGTTGAACCAACAGAATGTGGTTGATGCTTATTACAAGTTCAGCTCCGTTATCTCTGACCAAGCAACCTGTGAGGACGCGTTTGTGGAATCCCCCGGAGTTACCATTCCCTTCTCCGATGAATCTCACACCGTCTATCAGCTTGGTGGGAACTGCTTGGCCGTCATGGATGGGATG
This sequence is a window from Vigna angularis cultivar LongXiaoDou No.4 chromosome 2, ASM1680809v1, whole genome shotgun sequence. Protein-coding genes within it:
- the LOC108327628 gene encoding uncharacterized protein LOC108327628; translated protein: MGSIKNLLITIVSLTSLLQSTTHAFVQAPSPSPSASQSLLVNPNNILGAASNTVDNLFKPSLHILDFCQGTENPALCAETIAPSLEGTFDPIKALETEMEATFVQSKKVAKIISEALRNPNTDPRARGALEICKSQYKSIMETVNDAVELLNQQNVVDAYYKFSSVISDQATCEDAFVESPGVTIPFSDESHTVYQLGGNCLAVMDGMVNNRNRFLLV